A stretch of the Photobacterium toruni genome encodes the following:
- a CDS encoding UDP-glucose--hexose-1-phosphate uridylyltransferase — protein sequence MSECFDPIDHPHRRYNPLTGQWVLVSPHRAKRPWQGADEQPQPESNVAYDGSCFLCPTNTRVSGDKNPDYTGTYVFSNDHAALTADTPSAPENSNPLFRCQSARGLSRVICFSPHHSKTLPQLSVGAIRKVVDTWNEQIEELGKDYVWVQAFENKGSVMGCSQPHPHGQIWANSFLPNEISRKDALLREYFAQHGTNLLVDYVNSELEDGSRTVVETEHWLAVVPYWAAWPFETMLLPKTHIRRMDDLTQAQRDDLALAIKKLTSRYDNLFKCSFPYSMGWHYAPFFESDANFSDTSTDHWQLHALFYPPLLRSATVKKFMVGYEMLAESQRDLTAEQAAEKLRAVSDVHYLD from the coding sequence ATGTCTGAATGTTTTGATCCGATTGACCATCCTCATCGTCGTTATAATCCGTTAACAGGGCAGTGGGTGTTAGTTTCACCTCACCGCGCTAAGCGTCCGTGGCAAGGTGCTGATGAGCAGCCACAACCGGAATCGAATGTTGCTTATGACGGTTCTTGTTTTTTATGCCCAACCAATACCCGTGTATCTGGTGATAAAAACCCAGATTACACTGGCACTTATGTTTTTAGTAATGATCACGCAGCATTAACTGCTGATACGCCAAGTGCGCCTGAAAATAGTAATCCATTATTTCGTTGCCAAAGTGCACGTGGTTTAAGCCGAGTTATTTGTTTTTCACCTCACCACAGTAAAACGCTGCCGCAATTATCAGTTGGCGCTATTCGTAAAGTGGTTGATACGTGGAATGAGCAGATTGAAGAGTTAGGTAAAGATTACGTTTGGGTGCAAGCATTTGAAAATAAGGGCTCGGTAATGGGGTGTTCACAACCACATCCCCATGGTCAAATTTGGGCTAATAGTTTTTTACCCAATGAAATTAGCCGTAAAGATGCTTTATTACGTGAATATTTTGCGCAGCATGGGACTAACTTATTAGTTGATTATGTTAATAGTGAGCTAGAAGATGGCTCCCGTACTGTAGTTGAAACTGAGCATTGGTTAGCGGTGGTACCTTATTGGGCGGCATGGCCATTTGAAACCATGTTATTACCTAAAACGCATATTCGCCGTATGGATGATCTCACTCAAGCCCAGCGTGATGATTTGGCTTTGGCGATTAAAAAATTAACCAGTCGTTACGATAATCTCTTTAAATGTTCTTTCCCTTATTCAATGGGATGGCATTACGCACCTTTCTTTGAATCTGATGCTAATTTTAGTGATACCTCAACCGATCACTGGCAGCTTCATGCGCTGTTTTATCCGCCATTATTGCGTTCAGCGACAGTGAAAAAGTTTATGGTGGGTTATGAAATGTTGGCTGAAAGTCAACGCGATTTAACCGCAGAACAAGCAGCAGAAAAATTACGCGCAGTCAGTGACGTACACTATTTAGATTAA
- a CDS encoding beta-galactosidase subunit beta, with translation MITLASLDQFKSLYRDGRKWNRCVEAIENINNIQPNVFHSVGDSLAYRLQHGPSKAEEQFVGHRRYFDVHYYLTGSETIECANKDTLTQVHSYSDETDREFFIGTGQAHRIEAGQMVIFENHQAHRFSAADNLEKVVLRVTIEDGYFLNK, from the coding sequence ATGATTACTTTAGCATCACTGGATCAATTCAAAAGCCTATACCGCGATGGTCGTAAATGGAATCGTTGTGTAGAAGCGATTGAGAATATCAATAATATTCAACCCAATGTTTTTCACTCTGTGGGAGATTCTCTAGCTTACCGACTTCAACATGGTCCATCAAAAGCAGAAGAGCAATTTGTTGGTCACCGCCGCTATTTTGATGTCCATTACTACCTTACAGGCAGCGAAACCATCGAATGTGCAAATAAAGACACATTAACGCAAGTTCATTCATACAGTGATGAAACCGATCGTGAATTTTTTATAGGAACGGGTCAAGCACACCGTATAGAAGCAGGTCAAATGGTGATATTTGAAAACCACCAAGCTCACCGTTTCAGTGCCGCTGACAACCTTGAGAAAGTCGTTTTACGTGTCACCATTGAGGATGGTTACTTCCTTAATAAATAG
- a CDS encoding amino acid permease produces MSESKRNTIGKFGLLSMTFAAVYSFNNVINNNIEIGLSSTPMFFIATLLYFIPFCLIIAEFVSLNKNSEAGVYAWVKSSLGGRWAFLAAYTYWFVNLFFFTSLLPRVIAYASYAFLGYEYIFTPTTTTLLSIALFALATYVSTNGAKMLGPITSVTSSFMLILTLSYIILAGAAVMGGIQPADPITVEALTPQVNWAFFGVTAWIFMAAGGAESVSVYVNDIKGGHKAFVKVIIFAGIFIGGLYCVSSVLINVFVEREALKFTGGSVQVFEGLARHYGLPEIMMNRFVGVVSFTAMLGSLLMWTATPVKIFFSEIPAGIFGEKTVKLNKNGVPARAAWAQFFIVIPLLIVPMLGSDSVQELMSTVINMTAAASMLPPLFIMIAYLNLRLKLDHLPRDFKMGSRTTGIVMVSILIGIFSIGFLASTFPTGADIMTIIFYNVGGIVIFLGYAWWKYNRYENQLIVTEKAELKTITETN; encoded by the coding sequence ATGTCTGAATCAAAACGTAATACCATAGGGAAATTTGGTCTACTATCTATGACCTTTGCTGCGGTATACAGTTTCAATAACGTTATCAACAACAATATTGAGATTGGTCTATCGTCAACCCCTATGTTCTTCATCGCTACCCTACTTTATTTCATTCCATTTTGTTTAATCATTGCAGAATTTGTATCCCTCAATAAAAATTCTGAAGCGGGTGTTTATGCATGGGTAAAAAGTTCTCTTGGTGGACGTTGGGCCTTCCTCGCCGCTTATACCTATTGGTTTGTTAACCTGTTCTTCTTTACCTCATTGTTACCACGAGTTATTGCGTATGCATCTTATGCGTTTCTTGGCTATGAATATATTTTCACGCCAACTACAACGACATTATTAAGTATTGCACTATTTGCCCTTGCGACTTACGTATCAACCAATGGTGCAAAAATGTTAGGGCCAATTACCTCCGTAACTTCATCATTTATGCTAATACTTACATTGTCATACATTATATTGGCAGGTGCGGCAGTGATGGGCGGTATCCAGCCAGCCGATCCAATTACAGTTGAAGCATTAACGCCTCAAGTTAACTGGGCTTTCTTTGGTGTAACGGCATGGATATTTATGGCGGCAGGTGGTGCTGAATCAGTCTCGGTTTACGTTAACGATATCAAAGGCGGTCACAAAGCTTTCGTTAAAGTTATCATCTTTGCGGGTATCTTTATCGGTGGTTTATACTGTGTTTCGTCTGTACTAATTAACGTCTTTGTTGAGCGTGAAGCATTGAAATTTACAGGTGGTTCAGTACAAGTATTTGAAGGTCTAGCGCGTCATTATGGTTTACCTGAAATTATGATGAACCGTTTTGTTGGCGTGGTATCATTTACAGCAATGCTTGGCTCACTACTTATGTGGACAGCAACGCCTGTAAAAATCTTCTTCTCTGAGATCCCGGCTGGCATCTTTGGTGAGAAAACCGTTAAGCTAAACAAAAATGGGGTTCCTGCTCGTGCAGCATGGGCGCAATTCTTCATCGTTATTCCACTACTTATCGTACCAATGTTAGGTTCAGATTCAGTACAAGAACTCATGAGTACAGTAATTAACATGACTGCTGCAGCTTCTATGCTACCACCGTTGTTTATTATGATTGCTTACTTAAACTTACGTCTAAAACTGGATCACCTTCCACGTGATTTTAAAATGGGCTCGCGTACAACAGGTATCGTGATGGTCTCAATTCTAATTGGTATCTTTAGTATCGGTTTCTTAGCTTCTACTTTCCCAACAGGTGCCGATATCATGACGATTATCTTCTACAATGTCGGTGGTATTGTCATCTTCCTTGGCTATGCATGGTGGAAATACAATCGCTATGAGAATCAACTAATTGTGACCGAAAAGGCAGAGTTAAAGACAATAACCGAAACTAATTAA
- a CDS encoding GGDEF domain-containing phosphodiesterase, with amino-acid sequence MRKVIVAGLVFICALLILTVITIISHHQQNNDQLINTIKNNQRQQQHQLQQRISQHIKHTIVLFDQFNASLQQQSWQQQLTPSQNDTFIKVASAMLINNTSLNSISLIDYKNSYRLKVDIAANKKVTITKNKPIISNGELNNIDYAFSLPKNKTYINTPFESVDKIAYYQHIKGNNQQWIIKIEQYGLADIIIASQSDGSAPIQSWLINNKGQLLINKNNPSDTNFKNHYFSLWKKIQHHNNQQIIESNTLYTFSPIFIPTPLKMTLDFKYGNLSPWILISKSDITNNKNTVYLFNQHLNKYTPILTLIISSVFLILTIRYIKRQKEEIDKINYTKNKYNIRYYSLLENTDSGIIIINNHMKIISINLVALTILELNKDITNKNLISLLSSIDTKTNIISLIKSLNVLPCNTKKKINIKIKKSQVKHLEITATKMNINNNDIMLHIIDVTAWIKREQQLKGLSRVVEQSEEAVIITDKYGFIEYVNSSYKKSAPCNYKDIIGLNSKTIFKQYTNDKDKINDIQSKLNQGKTIQRIISQKNSDDSIYYLDNTISPILDDNGKISNYISTSKDITDRVNYERKLHHLAHYDQLTALPNRYMFITEIEKTLLALKKNNAQMALLVIEVDLFKQLHDSLGNEKVEKILIIIAKRIRSNLREKNILSRLNSNQFGILIQSIQQPKNIDYLATRLLNNIHAPIRYDGKLISISASIGISLHKKSKITAEKIIKNTNIALSYSKNKAKNQYYYFNPEMETEAEHKLELESELRRSINTDRYEFYYQPKVLANSHTLTGVEALLRWRDKQGHYQAPVNIIPLLESSGLIIEAGIFLIEKACSQLQQWQQQGLNISMAINISTQQLLESDLTAILKHAIKKTNCDPNYLELEITESVLMTNIELAYQKLLELKTLGVKIAIDDFGTGYSSLAYLSRFPINILKIDREFVKALPHNKDSITIIEAIIDLAHNLHLIVVAEGVENIEQVIALEALGVEEFQGFYFNKPLTLEHFNRQYLPQKQQISENVV; translated from the coding sequence ATGCGAAAAGTGATAGTCGCAGGTTTAGTCTTCATTTGTGCTTTACTGATATTAACAGTAATAACTATCATCTCTCACCATCAACAAAATAATGACCAATTAATCAATACGATAAAAAACAACCAACGCCAACAGCAACATCAGTTACAACAGCGTATTTCACAGCACATTAAGCATACCATTGTTCTTTTCGATCAATTTAATGCCTCTTTGCAACAACAATCATGGCAACAGCAGCTAACACCATCACAAAATGATACTTTCATTAAAGTAGCCTCAGCCATGCTAATAAACAATACTTCATTAAATAGTATTAGCTTAATTGATTATAAAAATAGTTATCGCTTAAAAGTTGATATAGCTGCAAATAAAAAAGTAACTATTACAAAAAATAAACCGATTATTTCAAATGGTGAGTTGAATAATATTGATTATGCGTTTTCACTTCCAAAAAATAAAACTTATATTAATACACCCTTCGAATCTGTTGATAAAATAGCTTATTATCAGCATATTAAGGGAAATAATCAGCAATGGATAATAAAAATAGAACAATATGGTCTAGCTGATATCATCATAGCATCACAATCTGATGGTTCAGCACCCATACAATCATGGCTAATTAATAATAAAGGGCAATTATTGATAAATAAAAATAATCCCTCTGATACTAATTTTAAAAATCATTATTTTTCATTATGGAAAAAAATACAACATCATAATAACCAACAAATAATAGAATCAAATACGCTTTATACTTTTTCCCCTATATTTATTCCTACGCCATTAAAAATGACATTAGACTTTAAATATGGAAATTTATCGCCTTGGATATTAATTTCAAAAAGTGATATTACAAACAATAAAAATACTGTGTATTTATTTAATCAACACTTAAATAAATACACTCCAATTCTAACATTAATAATAAGCAGTGTCTTTTTGATACTTACTATTAGATATATTAAACGACAAAAAGAAGAAATAGATAAAATTAATTATACTAAAAATAAATATAATATTCGTTATTATTCTCTTCTTGAAAATACAGACTCAGGAATAATAATAATTAATAATCATATGAAGATAATAAGTATAAATTTAGTCGCTTTAACTATTTTAGAACTAAACAAAGACATTACTAATAAAAATTTAATCTCATTATTATCTTCAATTGATACTAAAACAAATATTATTTCATTAATAAAAAGTCTAAATGTTCTTCCTTGCAATACTAAGAAAAAAATAAATATAAAAATAAAAAAGTCTCAGGTTAAACACTTAGAAATAACAGCGACAAAAATGAACATTAACAATAATGATATAATGCTACATATTATAGATGTAACAGCATGGATAAAAAGAGAGCAACAACTCAAAGGGCTATCAAGAGTTGTAGAACAAAGTGAAGAAGCTGTCATTATTACAGATAAATATGGATTTATTGAATATGTGAACAGCTCATATAAAAAAAGTGCCCCCTGTAATTATAAAGATATTATAGGGTTAAATAGTAAAACTATCTTTAAACAGTATACAAATGATAAAGATAAAATAAATGATATTCAGTCTAAACTAAATCAAGGAAAGACAATACAGCGTATTATTTCACAAAAAAATAGTGATGATAGTATTTATTATCTTGATAATACTATCTCTCCTATCCTTGATGATAATGGTAAAATTAGTAATTATATATCAACCAGTAAAGATATTACTGATCGTGTAAATTATGAGCGTAAATTGCATCATCTTGCTCACTACGATCAATTAACAGCACTTCCTAATAGATATATGTTTATAACTGAAATTGAAAAAACATTATTAGCATTAAAGAAAAATAATGCTCAAATGGCACTGTTAGTCATTGAAGTTGACTTATTCAAACAATTACATGATTCTCTAGGTAATGAGAAAGTTGAAAAAATATTAATCATTATAGCTAAGAGAATAAGGTCAAATTTAAGAGAAAAAAACATACTTTCTCGTCTGAATAGTAATCAATTTGGCATTCTTATTCAATCTATACAGCAACCTAAAAATATTGATTATCTTGCAACAAGATTACTCAATAATATCCATGCACCTATTAGATATGATGGTAAGTTAATTTCAATTTCAGCCAGTATTGGTATTTCACTTCATAAAAAGTCTAAAATAACAGCAGAGAAAATAATAAAAAATACTAATATTGCATTAAGCTATTCTAAAAATAAGGCTAAGAATCAATACTATTATTTTAATCCAGAAATGGAAACAGAAGCGGAACATAAATTAGAATTAGAATCAGAATTACGACGATCGATCAACACAGATCGCTATGAGTTTTATTATCAGCCAAAAGTATTAGCCAACTCACATACTTTAACTGGCGTTGAAGCACTATTACGCTGGCGTGATAAACAGGGTCACTATCAAGCTCCTGTGAATATTATTCCATTACTTGAGTCATCAGGATTAATCATTGAAGCCGGCATATTCTTAATTGAAAAAGCTTGCTCTCAGCTACAACAATGGCAGCAGCAAGGACTTAATATAAGTATGGCAATCAATATTTCGACACAGCAATTACTTGAATCCGATCTAACTGCTATTTTGAAACACGCTATCAAAAAAACCAATTGTGATCCTAATTATCTAGAACTTGAAATAACAGAAAGTGTATTAATGACCAATATTGAATTGGCTTATCAAAAATTACTCGAACTTAAAACTCTTGGTGTTAAGATTGCTATTGATGATTTTGGAACCGGCTATTCTTCACTTGCTTATCTCAGTCGCTTTCCTATCAACATTCTAAAAATAGACCGCGAATTTGTTAAAGCACTCCCTCACAATAAAGATAGTATTACTATTATTGAAGCTATCATCGATCTTGCTCACAACCTTCATTTAATCGTTGTTGCTGAGGGTGTTGAGAATATTGAACAGGTTATCGCTCTTGAAGCCCTTGGAGTTGAAGAATTTCAGGGATTTTATTTTAATAAGCCCCTTACCCTTGAACACTTTAATCGCCAATATTTACCTCAAAAACAACAAATATCAGAGAACGTTGTATAA
- the ebgR gene encoding transcriptional regulator EbgR: MATLKQIATKAGVSLATVSRVLNDDPTLSVKDETKRKIFEIAEQLEYTPNQSRKTAKKHTLHFLALYNYKQDIEVDDPYYLAIRHGIDTQCDKLGIKLTNIYECNIAAAPKAIDGILLIGQVSENNLAAARALSSNTVYIDYTDHQLDIDCIDIDLERISKEVINHFTQQGYQRIGFIGGQDNPDKYDIRELTFTEYGKFKGVVSDKDIYRGDFSSQSGYSLAKKMLATDHPNALFIASDSIAIGVLRAIHESGLNIPNDISLISVNDIPTAKFTYPPLSTFRIHSELMGSQGVNLLLERSRDGRTIPLRVFVPSQLILRDTTKK; this comes from the coding sequence ATGGCAACATTAAAACAAATAGCAACCAAAGCAGGCGTCTCGTTAGCGACGGTTTCCCGTGTTTTAAACGATGATCCAACCCTTAGTGTAAAAGATGAAACTAAGCGTAAAATATTTGAAATTGCAGAACAGCTTGAATACACCCCTAACCAATCTCGAAAAACAGCTAAAAAACACACCCTACATTTTTTAGCTTTATATAACTACAAGCAAGATATTGAAGTGGATGATCCATACTATCTTGCAATTAGACATGGGATTGATACTCAATGTGATAAGTTAGGTATTAAACTGACTAATATCTATGAATGTAATATTGCCGCAGCCCCTAAAGCCATCGATGGTATATTGCTAATAGGACAAGTCAGTGAAAACAATCTTGCCGCAGCTCGCGCCCTATCAAGTAATACGGTTTACATTGATTACACCGATCACCAACTTGATATTGATTGTATTGATATTGATTTAGAACGAATAAGCAAAGAAGTTATTAATCACTTTACCCAACAAGGCTACCAGCGAATTGGATTTATTGGTGGTCAAGATAACCCTGATAAATATGACATTCGTGAATTAACATTTACTGAATATGGCAAATTCAAAGGTGTTGTTTCAGATAAAGATATCTACCGTGGTGATTTTAGTAGTCAATCTGGCTATTCATTAGCGAAAAAAATGCTCGCAACCGATCATCCTAATGCTTTATTTATTGCATCAGACTCAATAGCTATTGGTGTATTACGTGCCATACATGAAAGTGGATTGAATATCCCGAATGACATTAGTTTAATCAGTGTTAATGATATTCCAACTGCAAAGTTTACTTATCCACCATTATCTACCTTTAGAATCCACTCAGAACTAATGGGATCTCAAGGTGTTAATTTATTATTAGAACGTAGTCGCGATGGTCGAACAATTCCATTACGGGTATTCGTCCCTAGCCAATTAATTTTACGTGATACCACTAAAAAATAG
- the ebgA gene encoding beta-galactosidase subunit alpha, with the protein MNNWENINLLSENRLAPRAYFFSYNALNKAQRFQRDLSQHFMLLSGQWTFNFFTHPLLVPEEFYRQEMNDWTNIQVPNMWQMEGHGNLQYTDEGFPFPIDVPFVPSNNPTGAYQRTFFLSDSWNEKQTIIKFDGVETYFEVYVNGQYVGFSKGSRLTAEFDISAFVNTGKNLLSVRVMQWADSTYIEDQDMWWMAGIFRDVYLVGKELVHVRDFTVRTDFDEDYQGATLSCKVNLENLSGHIVTGYSLDYALYDGQHQLENGNVSNITIAGTTHTDFAIKMADPIHWTAENPHLYHLFLTLRDADGIVVEVIPQRVGFRDIKVRNGLFEINGQYVMLHGVNRHDNDHLNSRAVGMDRVEKDIVLMKQHNINAVRTAHYPNDPRFYELCDQYGLFVMAETDVETHGFANVGNLSMITDDPAWEQVFVERIERHIHAQKNHPSIIMWSLGNESGYGCNIRSMYAATKAIDDTRLVHYEEDRDAEVVDIISTMYSRAQMMNEFGEFPHAKPRIICEYAHAMGNGPGGLTEYQNVFYKHDHIQGHFVWEWCDHGIYEQDENGRDVYKYGGDYSDYPNNYNFCMDGLIYPDQTPGPGLREYKQVICPVKIAVKDHAKGIITVTNKYWFSTLDDVVFDISVRAEGDTLAFNQITVTDLAAGESRDIELALPVMDQRETFVNVSIRKKSRTTYSDANHELGIFQYQAKTNTAYKEQFENNNATPLSVIENRLDWEISGYDFALRFSKVNGKLTSWLCQNNELIASSPAMSFFKPMIDNHKQEYEGLWHPAHLQIMQEHFRSINVEQVAGKVIVTTNSIIAPPVLDFGMRCQYRFEICPQGQVNMTLSGNKYGDYPHVIPAIGLDLGINNQFDQVEYYGRGPEESYQDSRQSNIIDIYNTTVSDMFENYPFPQNNGNRQHVRWASLTNRHGVGLLVKPEQEINFSAWHYTNQHIHQAQHINELEPSGYITVNLDHQVMGLGSNSWGSEVLDSYRVYFNDFNYQISLVPFNKADCDSRYLASQTFTTIRIGGDK; encoded by the coding sequence GTGAATAACTGGGAAAATATTAACTTACTTAGCGAAAATAGACTGGCACCTCGTGCGTACTTTTTCTCTTATAACGCGTTAAATAAAGCACAACGCTTTCAGCGTGATTTAAGTCAGCATTTCATGTTGCTAAGTGGTCAGTGGACCTTTAATTTCTTCACTCATCCACTGCTTGTTCCTGAAGAATTTTATCGTCAAGAAATGAACGACTGGACCAATATTCAAGTGCCAAACATGTGGCAAATGGAAGGTCACGGTAACTTACAATACACAGATGAAGGCTTTCCCTTCCCTATTGATGTTCCTTTTGTTCCTTCAAATAACCCAACTGGCGCATACCAACGTACTTTCTTCTTGAGCGATAGTTGGAATGAAAAACAGACTATTATTAAATTTGATGGTGTTGAAACCTACTTTGAAGTTTATGTTAACGGCCAATATGTTGGATTCAGTAAAGGCAGCCGTTTAACGGCTGAATTTGATATTTCAGCTTTCGTTAATACAGGTAAGAACTTACTCTCTGTACGCGTTATGCAATGGGCTGATTCAACCTATATCGAAGACCAAGATATGTGGTGGATGGCTGGTATTTTCCGTGATGTTTACTTAGTCGGTAAAGAACTTGTTCACGTACGTGATTTTACTGTTCGTACTGATTTTGACGAAGATTATCAAGGCGCAACATTAAGCTGCAAAGTGAATTTAGAAAATCTTAGTGGTCATATTGTTACAGGTTACAGCCTTGATTACGCTCTTTATGATGGTCAACATCAGCTTGAAAATGGAAACGTTTCCAACATAACAATTGCAGGTACAACCCATACCGATTTTGCCATCAAAATGGCAGATCCTATCCACTGGACAGCTGAAAACCCACATTTATACCATTTATTTCTAACCCTAAGAGATGCAGATGGCATTGTCGTTGAAGTTATTCCACAACGTGTCGGCTTCCGTGATATTAAAGTACGTAACGGTCTATTTGAGATTAATGGTCAATACGTGATGCTCCACGGAGTTAACCGTCACGATAACGATCATTTAAACAGCCGTGCTGTCGGTATGGATCGTGTTGAAAAAGACATTGTGCTAATGAAGCAGCACAACATTAACGCAGTACGTACGGCACACTACCCTAACGATCCACGTTTTTACGAACTGTGTGATCAATACGGTTTATTCGTGATGGCTGAAACTGACGTTGAAACACACGGTTTTGCTAACGTTGGTAACCTCAGTATGATCACTGATGATCCTGCATGGGAGCAAGTGTTTGTTGAACGTATTGAACGTCATATTCACGCCCAAAAAAATCACCCTTCTATTATTATGTGGTCACTGGGTAACGAATCTGGCTACGGCTGTAATATTCGTTCAATGTACGCAGCAACCAAAGCGATTGATGATACCCGCCTCGTGCATTACGAAGAAGATCGTGATGCTGAAGTAGTTGATATTATTAGCACAATGTACTCTCGCGCTCAAATGATGAATGAGTTTGGTGAGTTCCCACATGCTAAACCACGTATCATTTGTGAGTATGCTCATGCTATGGGTAATGGACCTGGTGGACTCACAGAATATCAAAACGTGTTCTACAAGCATGATCATATTCAAGGTCACTTTGTGTGGGAATGGTGTGATCACGGTATTTACGAACAAGATGAAAATGGACGTGATGTTTACAAATACGGTGGTGACTACAGCGACTACCCAAATAACTATAACTTCTGCATGGATGGCTTGATCTACCCTGATCAAACACCAGGACCTGGTTTACGTGAATATAAGCAAGTAATTTGTCCTGTTAAAATTGCCGTTAAAGACCACGCTAAAGGCATAATCACTGTTACTAACAAATATTGGTTCTCTACTTTAGATGATGTTGTATTTGATATTTCAGTACGTGCTGAAGGTGACACATTAGCGTTTAACCAAATCACCGTTACTGATCTGGCTGCAGGTGAATCACGCGATATTGAATTAGCACTACCGGTTATGGATCAACGTGAAACGTTCGTTAATGTTTCTATACGCAAAAAATCTCGCACTACTTACAGTGATGCCAACCATGAACTTGGTATTTTTCAATATCAAGCTAAAACAAATACTGCATATAAAGAACAATTTGAGAATAACAACGCGACACCACTGTCAGTGATTGAAAACCGTCTCGATTGGGAAATTAGTGGTTATGACTTTGCACTACGCTTCTCTAAAGTCAATGGCAAACTGACATCATGGCTTTGTCAAAATAATGAGCTAATTGCATCGTCTCCTGCGATGAGCTTCTTCAAACCAATGATTGATAACCATAAGCAAGAATATGAAGGCTTATGGCACCCAGCTCACCTACAAATTATGCAAGAGCATTTCCGCAGCATTAATGTAGAACAAGTGGCAGGTAAGGTGATTGTCACCACGAACAGTATTATCGCACCACCAGTATTAGATTTTGGTATGCGTTGCCAATACCGTTTTGAAATTTGTCCTCAAGGTCAAGTTAACATGACGTTAAGTGGCAATAAATATGGTGACTATCCTCATGTTATTCCAGCTATCGGCCTAGATTTAGGCATCAATAATCAATTTGATCAAGTTGAATATTACGGTCGTGGTCCTGAAGAAAGTTACCAAGATAGCCGTCAAAGCAACATTATTGATATCTACAATACAACCGTTAGCGATATGTTTGAGAACTACCCGTTCCCACAAAATAATGGCAATCGTCAACATGTACGTTGGGCAAGTTTAACTAACCGCCATGGTGTGGGCTTATTGGTTAAACCTGAGCAAGAAATTAATTTCAGCGCATGGCATTACACCAACCAGCATATTCATCAAGCACAACACATTAATGAACTGGAGCCGAGTGGTTACATTACAGTTAATCTTGATCATCAAGTTATGGGATTAGGCTCTAACTCGTGGGGATCCGAAGTTCTTGATTCATACCGCGTTTACTTTAATGACTTTAATTACCAAATTAGCTTAGTGCCATTTAATAAAGCAGATTGCGATAGCCGTTACTTAGCGAGTCAAACATTTACCACAATACGTATCGGTGGAGATAAATAA